In the genome of Paraburkholderia caribensis, the window CGGAGTACACATACCAGTCGTACCACTCGATCAGGTTGCCGGCGGAGCCGGAGAAGATCGACTTGAGGCGTCGAAGGCGGTCGCTGGATGCGGCGGGTGCGTTTGAGTGGGATTGCGGCTGACGGGCGGGCGCGGCTGCTTCCGTGTAGCTCGGGTCCATAGTGTCTCCTTGGGTTTTATCGGATGCCGCACGACGCGGCGCGCCCGTATTCGCAACTCCGATGCCAGGTTGGACATGTCACGCGCTCCTGCTAACCCTTTGTTTTTATTTGATTTCGTGGGAGCGCGAACTTTCTTGCGCCGTGGACTGTGCGGATTGCCGGAATCCGGCCGTTTCGCTGTGCGGCCAGCCGCTCAGATGGTCATAGCGATTGATACGGACGCGAGCGCGTTCAAACGCCTTGCATGGATACACACGCGAACCTGCCATTGATTGAGGGTCAGGTATGGCGTTTGCTGCTCCCGCCGGGTTTCCTCACATCAACTGAACACGTTACGTGTGGCCGCAACGGACCGCGTCCGCGACCCATAACCCAAGACGTCCGTCGACATGACAAAGCTACCGGTCTACGCCAGCCTCGCCTATCTCATTTGCAGCGCGCCAGCCGCCTTGGCGCAAACGCCGTCGCCCCTTGGCGAATGGCAATATTCCGCGGGCATCCCGCTCGAAAAGCTGTTCAAGCCGGACAACCGGCCTGATTGGGAGGTGCGGATCGGCATCGGTTCAACCTTCGAGCCGCGCTATGACGGGTCCGACCGCTATCACACGCTGGTCGGGCCAAGCACCGACATCCGCTACAAAGACCTCGCTTTTCTTTCGACAGGTGAAGGGCTGGGCGTCAATGTGCTGCAGGGCCCGAACTGGCGCGTGAGCGTCGCAGCCGTCTACGATCTGGGCCGGCGCGCGCACGACGATCCTTCACGTCTAGATGGCATGGGCAATATCAATCCGGCGCCCGAGGTGAAGCTGGCCGGGGAATACGTGATCTCGAAGGAATTTCCGCTGGTGTTTCGTGGGGCGGTGACGCGTAGCTTCGGCGGGTCCAACGGGTGGGTTGCG includes:
- a CDS encoding MipA/OmpV family protein — translated: MTKLPVYASLAYLICSAPAALAQTPSPLGEWQYSAGIPLEKLFKPDNRPDWEVRIGIGSTFEPRYDGSDRYHTLVGPSTDIRYKDLAFLSTGEGLGVNVLQGPNWRVSVAAVYDLGRRAHDDPSRLDGMGNINPAPEVKLAGEYVISKEFPLVFRGAVTRSFGGSNGWVADLGAYMPLPGSSESFFWFAGPSVTFADSKYMNSWFGVNATQAANSRYSQYDASAGLKSAGFGVTMIWFVNKHWFVTADGALKRMLGSAANSPITQTKTNGVCDVSINYQF